The Fusarium oxysporum f. sp. lycopersici 4287 chromosome 1, whole genome shotgun sequence DNA segment AGAGCACTCGGGGTCGCCGCAAGGCGGGTGAGGCTATTCCCTCACTTTCTCTTGAGACGGCTCCTCGTGCTAGCATCACGTTGACGCAAGCAAGCCCTCGCAGCCCTCACCGTGGCCCCTTCGATGAAGAGGCCGAGGCTGGCATGGGCCCAACGCCTTACCATTCTAATCTCTCTGCCGGCCCATCACAGGGTTCTCAAGGCTACCAGCCATATGCCGGCTCCAGCAACCAGTATAATGTCGCCAACCCTCTACAAAGGCCTGGTCAGGGACCGCCTCAGGGGCCACCTCCTCAAGGACAACCACCCGCTCCCCAGCGCTAGTGGACCTGGAAGTGAGACAGACGAACTGTAACGGCTGATCAGTGTGTATTGATAGTAGTAATATTGGGGAGGTTATTTGGGACGGAATTGAGTTTTTCTATGTTGGTATTGGGGTTACTCGAGAGACTAAAACAGTCATCTCCTTTCTTAGAAATCAGATTGGGTCATCCGTATAAAAAGACTGGGGCGGATGTATCGGTTTATGAAACACAGCCAGAGACTGCAGAGCAGCAGCTCTCAATATTCACGAAGTAAAGAATCTAGATTATTATCACACTTCAATCAAATATTTTGAGGATAATTGTTGTTTCAAGGAACTTCGCATTTGCAAAGGCTACTAATTTAGCAAACGTGCTCTGGAGGTGGGACCTCGCCGTCCTTTGCCCCCAACTCAGTCTTGAGAACACGACCGAAGAGTTCTAGCAGAACCTCGAAGCAGACCTTGGTGATGGCAGGATCATAACGTCCCTTGCTTAGCTCGTCACGGATGAAGGCGTGCTGAGCCCACGCAAACTCATAGAAGCTAGTAGGGACACCAGCTTCGCGAAGCTTGACACGGATTAGATCGCGACCAGCATCAGGGACATGAGTGTCCTTTACACCAAAGATCATGGCAACCTCTcccttgaacttgttgaagagatcgATGGTGTGGTTGCTGTTGGGAGGAGCGGTTGATGAAGTGTTGGGCGCATCATAAGGGCCGAGTGTGCGGGAGTGAATATCGGTTGCGAAGTAGGCAACGCAAGCAGAGATGCGAGGGTCAAGCTGTGTCGAGCTGTTGAGTGATATGAAGTGAAAATATTAGGTGAAAGACTTACAGCGGCGCGAACGGCCAGATGGCCACCTAGACACATGCCTGTAGCTCCAATACGGCCTGTGCAGGTGGGAAGTGAGAGGAGGTAATCGACGGTGGCATATGAGTCGGCATCATAGGACTCGAGGGTCTAAAACAGTTAGTTAGAGTGAGTCCAAGTAAACAATGCTGGTTGTCGAGTGAATACCTTTTCGATCTTGAACTTGTTGCCACGATCAGTGTCCTCGGCGTCGTACTTGAGGGGCTCAGGGCCGGTGAAGTCATGGTAAGATGAAGGCGCAGCGACGATGTAGCCTTGACCAGCGATCTGACGAGCGAAGCGGGCAACAGGACCGGTGACTGGAGAAGTAGAATGAGCTTGTCGTGATATTGATGTGATTATAATGTGAAGCCTTACCTTGGTAGATCTCACTGAAAAGACTCACACCAGGGAAGCGTCTGAATGAAGGTCAGAATGATGCAGAGCAAGAGGATTTAGGAGACTTACGCATTAGGATATCCAGGGATAATGGGATGAAAGACAAAGATGCCTGCTCAAGAGTGTAAGCTTCTCATATCACATGGCATGAGAGTTGAGCTGGACATACGCATAGTACCCTCCTTGCCATTGGCAGAGGTCGGGACATCGACGTGAGATTCCTTGATCAACATTTTGCTTCCTTTAGACCCAAGATTATGAAAGTTCAAAGTTGCAAGATTGGAAGTTATAAATTGTATGGAGTAGTTGCTTTTATCTATTCAACCTCATATCATTATCAACTTCCCCTCGATGCCCCTCGGCGGGGTGTTACATACATCCTTCAAGCGAGACGCCTCTGATTGGTTGAGAGCAACATCATTCAAGCTTCATAACTTGATCCGTTGTGGCACCCGGACCGATCCCGCCAGCACCCGCTATAGAATCAATCTCATGAGTAAGCAGTAATAAGTTCTTATTAGCAGAGCGCAGCTGATGACATGTCTTGGACACCAAGTTGTATGCGTGTCCTAGGGCAGCTGCTGCAGTACAATGTGACCGCTTTTTTGACACCGAATCACAGAAATAAACATGTGGCAGGGGTATAGCTAATTACCGTAGAACACCTGCATATAAGGAGTGATAGGGAGGTGCTTCAGTGGGACCTCAACTGCTAATCCGCCTTCGGACCGTCGAATCCTAGGGGAGAAGAGGTTCGTTCAGGAAATAAGTACGTACCCCATCATTCGTCGTCACAAGGATCTATCCTGTCCTTCCTTGTCTCTGTCCAGGTGGTCACAACTTTTTGGTCGTCCGACTGCTCTAGTTATTTGCCCCAACAACTCTCGATCCTGTTTCTGACTCTTTTTTCCCTCTATACAGATTTTAAAAAAGGGACACTTCCTTCAGCATATATTCTTAGGATAACATAAGCTCATCATATCGAGGGTCGCCACCCGTACTTTTGTCCACGGATGCACGCCCCAGCTCTCGAATAAACCACCTCTACCTACACCTACTTACGTCTACTACATTTCTCCTTGATATATACCAATCGCATACCATGAACGGCCATTTCTCTGCCGTCGGCGAGGCGCCGGGGGCTGGAAGCTATGAGCACGGCGTCCAGGTTATTGACGAGGATAAGGAGTTCAAGTATGTACTGTACAGCTGTCGAGTTGTTCCCCCGCCACTTTGTCCGTCATGATGTCTACAGTGCTAACTAACCCTACTACACTACAGCACCCACCTCAATGAGTATCTCAACGTTACTGATGTTGCTGCCTCTGGCTTCAATTACCATCTTATCTCCGTCTTCGGCTCCCAGTCGACCGGAAAGTCGACCCTCCTGAACAACCTCTTCGGCACCGACTTTTCCGTCATGTCAGAAACCGAGCGTCGACAAACCACGAAGGGTATCTGGATGTCTAAGAACAAGCGCGAGACGAGCGCAGGCACAAAGATGTCCGACAACATCCTTGTCATGGATGTTGAGGGTACCGATGGTCGAGAGCGCGGTGAGGACCAGGACTTTGAGCGCAAAAGTGCCCTGTTTGCGCTGGCCACCAGCGAGGTCTTGATCGTCAACATTTGGGAGCACCAGGTTGGTTTGTACCAGGGTGCGAACATGGGACTTCTCAAGACCGTTTTCGAGGTCAACCTGCAGCtgttcctcaaggacaagcagTAAGCCAAGCTCTACGGTAACCCATTGCTTGCGCGATTACTAACTCTACCTAGGTCAACCCCTAGATCTCTACTATTCTTCGTCATTCGCGATCATCTTGGCACTACACCCCTGGGCAACCTCCGAACCACCCTGATTCAGGACCTGACTAAGATTTGGTCGTCCATCTCCAAGCCTCAGGGGCTCGAGGGTTCGCGCATCGAGGACTACTTCgactttggctttgctgcCCTGCCTCACAAGATCCTTCAGGCTGATAAGTTCACCGAGGAGGTCCAGAAGCTTGGATCGCGGTTCACCGCTGGACACCGACACGGCAAACCTGGTCTGCACGGTGACCAAGAGCTCGAGGGTGGTCTCTTCCTCCCCGAGTATCACCGACGAATTCCTGCCGATGGTTTCTCCGTTTATGCTGAGGGCATTTGGGACCAGATTGTGAACAACAAGGACCTGGATTTGCCTACCCAACAGGAGCTTCTGGCTCAGTTCCGTTGCGACGAGATTTCTCGAGAAGTTCTGATTGACTTTGACGTCGTAGTCACGCCCCTTGAGGAGAAACAGAGCGAAGCTTCCAAGCTCGGTGTCCCAACCGTTCTGCCCGATCTTGGCCTGGCTGGTAACGATGCTCGCCAGAAGTGCATCAAGGCTTTCGAAGTGCAGGCAAGCCGATACCATAAGGGGGTCTACGCCCGCAAGCGACACGAGCTCGAGGGCAAGATTGATACTCGCCTGAAGGCACTCTACCAGGGTCAATTGGCCGCTGCCCACAAAGCCGGTGTGACTGCTTTTGGCGAGGCTGTTGCCAACAAGGTGAAGGCTGGGCAAAAGGCTGGTGGTAGCTACGAATTTGCTGAAATTGTCACCAACGAAAAGCGAAAGACACTGGACatctttggtgttgaggccCAGAGCTTACTCATTGAAGGTGTCTCATGGACTAACTTCGAATCGCAGCTCAAGCTCTttgagaaggagcttgaCGAAGAGAGCGCTAAACTacgaaaagaagaaatgcGACGACTTGCGACCCGTGTCGAGCGCTGGGTCAGATCTCGACTTGGCGATGCCGTTGGTCTCGAGTTCAACAAGCTGGGCAGCGGCCGAGCCGGCGGTGGTGCTCCCGAAACCGGCGAGAAGCCTGACTCTGAGAAGGATCTCTGGGACAGAGTATGGAAAGTCTTCACGGGCATTGTCAAGGAAGCCGAGGTTCGATTTGCCGAGCGGGCTAAGAGCTTCGACGCTACTcaggaggaggttgagatcGGCACATGGCGATTGCGCCGAAAGAGCTGGAACGCCCTTCGAGAAAAGATTGAGGAAGAGGTCATGGAGGGCAATATTCTGCTGAAGCTTCGAGAGAACTTTGAAGATAAGTTCCGATACGACGAGGCTGGTGTACCCAGGATATGGCGTCCCAGTGACGATATTGAGGGTATTTACACCAAGGCGCGAGAGTCTACTCTCACCcttgttcctcttctctcaagATTCCGACTGTCGGAGACATATGGCCCTCCTGACTTGCCAGGCTTCGTTGGACCTCAGCCCAACGGTGTCCAGGCtagtgatgaggaggacCTCACACCGATTGGAGGTATCGACGAAGAGGATGGCAAGAGcctcgaggaggagatgacGGTGCTCAGCGAGGGCAAGCGCCAGGACCTTGTTGTACGATTCAAGAAGACTGCTGATGGAGTTTATGTCGAAGCTAAGCGAGGTGCCATTGGTGGGGCTGCTCAGGTTCCTTGGTACTTTTATGGTTTactccttgcccttggctgGAACGAGATATTGACTGGTAAGTTTTATCCAGCTATGATTGGCCTTTGTGCTTTGGCTAACAAACGGCGTTTCAGTTCTGCGAAACCCCTTCCTTTGCCTCCTCATCCTGGTCATCGCCGGAGGTACATATGTTGCATACACACTTAACCTCCTCGGTCCTATGCTCTCAATGGGCAATGCTGCTATGACCCAGGGTGTCGAGATTGCGAAGCAGCAGCTCCGCGACTTTATTGCCAACTCCGATACAGCACGCCAGGCTGTTGGCATGCCTGCGCGCGAGGACAGCGATAACATTAGCATGGATACTTTGGATAGTCGGGGCAAGAAGGCCAACACGACTTCCACAGAGAAGGATGACATTGACAACATTTAATGTATAGGGGTTGTGTATGAGTCTGAGCAGTGGCGCCGGGCCTTGTCGAGTATGATTAGCGAACAGGATATAATGTCTACTGTAAAAATAAAAGGAGAATTTGTTCGATTCACGCCCAAGTGATATCCAAAATTGACTGTTTCAATAAATTCATTCCCAAGTAGATTATAGGGGTATCTAGAATGCTTCCAAGCCAGTCGACGTACCAAACCAATTGCCCAACTCCGATGACTCCTTATCCTTGTCCCCCGAGGTGAAGTAATCAGTGAGCCTACCCGTCTCACCGTCATCCTCAAGTGGCCACTCAACCTTGACACCATTTCCCTTGGCCTCAAGCATGTCCTTTGCTGTCCCCCAGCTGAACCGACACTCCGGTCCCCATCCGAACACAGGATGCATGTTGCCCTTCATCCATCCAACGCAGCGTCCGTCAGATGGATATCCTGAGCCCCATGCCATACCCTCACCATCcttctcgtcttcatctGCCCTCGCTTCAAAGAGAACTTCGAGCGCGGCATCACGAGTGACCTTTGCGCATACCGATGCAGCACTGACGCAGGCGTACAAACtatcggccttcttggcaaccGTGATTTTGGCTGTGGGAAACACGCGCTGCAACTTTGCTTGATATGCTGCTGGTTGGCCAATTGTATCAACGTAAATCTCCTGGATGTTTACGCCAAGCGCATACACAGCTTTTATAAGATCGACTGTAGCGTCCATAGCCTGTGCATTGAGGTTGTACGCATTCGTAGGTCGGTACATGTTCGCGCCGATATCTCTAGCCGATAGTGAAGCCGTTGCCCAGCCACAAGAGTCGTGGAGATCCGAGCCAGGTGTGCAAAGTGTGCGCATAAGATCTGAGCGAACAGCAGGTGTGAGGACCTTGGAATCGTCAAAGTGATGCTTCTCGCGAAGTAGAGAATCAGAGAGATCTATcgggaggaagaagacgccgtagACCATGGGGCCGAGAACAGGACCACGTCCGGCTTCGTCGACACCGAGACAGCATGGAGTTGCTGAGGAGGGATCGGAAGGGTCGCTGGGGAGTAGAGAAGGGGGGATGGCGGAGAAGTGGTTGAATGACGAGCCTGAGAGGAGGGCTTCGCCATGGACTGAGGGTGGGATATAAGTTGTTGAGGAGCGGGTGGCTGTCTCGGGGACATCTTCGGCTGGTGAATCCGTCATTATGAGATATTTTATGGTAAAagttatagtttattatGCTGTAAGTTGAGTTCTGGGAACAGATTCGTCAATTGATCGTTTTGATGCCTCTGGTTGTCATGGAAGTTgaagtaaagagaaagttAGTGGTAAGAGTTCCAGGAGACGCGTGTAGACGCGTTAAGCACCCGAGCCCCATATTTTATATAGTGCCACTGAACTATACCTACAGGCACTTGACCACCACAGCCAACCTAAAGGAAGGTATGGCAAGCTCCACGGTGTAAGTCATGGGAGATATACGATTGGCTTGGCCTGGTTTATGTCAGTTTATGCGAGTTAACCTAGAATTGTATTTGATTTTCTTGGAGTCATGTCATCTAATATTGTCGTTGATGCCCGTTGAAGGCAAGTAAACAAGCCACTGCACGCACTTATACGACGCCACGATAAGTCAAGCCACATGCAGTGGCAAACTGAAAGTATCAAGTCAATCACCTCAAAGATGAACATAACAGATTGATTGAGCTCCTGACTGAGTATGGATCAATAAAACATGAATGATTTATCTACGGCAAAGCTCTTCCCTCAATATAACCTCCGCATATTAAGGACCGAGCAGATTATAGCCTACCATGCTGAAGGATACCTAAGCCCACTGTGCCCATGCAAGATTTACTGGTCAAATCAACTGTGACCCTCTAACACCCCCCCAGCTCCAGGCGGGGACCACTCGATTCCAATTACTTGGGCGCGCCGCTTAAAAGTCACCACCAAACAACATTCACAACCGCGTCACCAGTCGCGTCTTTGTTTCCAATTCTCATTATATCCCACCCATACATTTCGACGTCGCGATAAGAGAATCCTTTTCGGAAGAAGGAGACATAGCATACGTTCAGGTGAAAAACAAACAAAATGGCACCTCGAGGCGCAAGGCGCAGTGAAGTTGCTGAACCGCAGGCCATTTACAAGCTCGGCGAGCGTGGCCGGTAAGTTCATGTTGCGCGTTTGAAGCGCAAAAGTATACCGTTACCTATGTTTATGCAGGGTCTAATTTTTCCTGTAGCAAAACTGGTGTCGAGTTGATAGACACAGGTAATCGCGACGAATATGGCATGCAACCTTTGGACgaccttctttcttctccagaaaaagaaaccGGATCTGATCAAAGAtacgatgacgaggatgaggggCCAAATAACGACCAATACGAGAGCGGagacgatgaggacgaagatggcaGTGAAGATATGGACATTGAAACAAGTGCGAGCGCAAAGGCCTACAACCATAAGATGCATTGACTGACACCATTCCAGTTCCTGGGCCGGGACCTCAGACTGTGCTTAGGGGGAAAATGCAGTATCCCATCCCTCGAAGTCGATCGCCCGTGAAGACTACATTAATGTCTTCCCCTCGACGAAATCCGAACCTCGAACATCTCTCCTCACCCACCCGCGCACCCTATTCCAACGATCGCGACGCTACTGTGACCCGGAAAATCGATTTTGGAGCAAAACCCTCTTTGCGCGGGAAAGCTACGGCGAATGGAGTCAATGGCGGCACTcacgacgaggaggacgCCGATGAAACGGAAGATGCGCCTGAGGCCAGTGAAGAGGGCGACGTTGCGGATGACATGGACCTTCTCGATAAGTCTCTTGAATTGGTTGACGACCTGACGAGACACTCTTCAGAGCACGAGTCAGAACAGGAGTCAGAGCCTGAGCCGGAGCCTGTTAAGACCAACAAAGCATCAGCCAAAGACAAGTCACAACGAGCAGAACCAGAACCCAGAAAGCCAGGGAAACGAGGAAGACCAGCGAAGGCCAAACCAGTCGAAGAAGAGCCCGTGGAGGAGGGgcctgttgaagaagagcctcAAGAGATCCAAGAGCCAGGCAAGGGCCGAAGGGGACGGAAACCGAAGACCGCTGGTCAACCTAAGAAGTCAGCTGCTCCCGAATCACGGAAGCGACCCGCGCCAGAGGAACCAGAAGAGGCCGAGGAGCATGAAGAGCCAGACAACGAAGCCTCAGATCCCGAACCTGAACCTGAAGAATCCCCCAAACATGCCAAGAGACCGCGAACTGAAGCTTCGAAACCCTCAAAACCAGCCAAGTCAGCGCCAGCAGCCGAGTCAAAACCCAGAGGGAGACCGGGACGAAAACCTAAAGCACAGACCGCCGGCGATGTTGGAGATACATCAATTGCAGCGATTCAACATAGACCTCCGATGCCCAAGAAGCGCGGTCTGGTCTCTGTTCGTCATAACCCCGATGAAGTCAAGACGACGAGATCTGGGAGACACTCATTCAGACCACTGAATTGGTGGGCAGGCGACAAGGTGGttcaagaggaggaggaattTAAGGACGTATCCGGCCGTGATCGCTTTGTGTTGTCAACTATTAAAGAAATCATCCGTGCGCCTCAAGAAGAGCCGCCTGCAAAGCCTAGGACAAAAGCTCGTGGAAGGGCGAAATCCAAACCTGTGCGAGAAGTTGAAGTGGTTGAGCCTGAAGAGTGGGAGCTGAATCCTGGTGTTGTCAACGCTGAGGTCATCTTGTGGGAGCCTGAGCACGAGACGAATCCTCCTGGAGACGAAGAACCAGTCGAGGTTATGGAGGATCGGGTCGCTATATCGGGTGAAGCTATTCAGACCCGTGTTGTTCAAAATGTGTCTTTCCGCATGGCCAAGACACTCACTACCCCTTTCATGGGTGCGGGTGTTGTTGATCTACCTGCTGGGTCTGAGAAGAGGCCAAAGAACT contains these protein-coding regions:
- a CDS encoding carboxymethylenebutenolidase is translated as MLIKESHVDVPTSANGKEGTMRIFVFHPIIPGYPNARFPGVSLFSEIYQVTGPVARFARQIAGQGYIVAAPSSYHDFTGPEPLKYDAEDTDRGNKFKIEKTLESYDADSYATVDYLLSLPTCTGRIGATGMCLGGHLAVRAALDPRISACVAYFATDIHSRTLGPYDAPNTSSTAPPNSNHTIDLFNKFKGEVAMIFGVKDTHVPDAGRDLIRVKLREAGVPTSFYEFAWAQHAFIRDELSKGRYDPAITKVCFEVLLELFGRVLKTELGAKDGEVPPPEHVC
- a CDS encoding protein SEY1 — translated: MNGHFSAVGEAPGAGSYEHGVQVIDEDKEFNTHLNEYLNVTDVAASGFNYHLISVFGSQSTGKSTLLNNLFGTDFSVMSETERRQTTKGIWMSKNKRETSAGTKMSDNILVMDVEGTDGRERGEDQDFERKSALFALATSEVLIVNIWEHQVGLYQGANMGLLKTVFEVNLQLFLKDKQSTPRSLLFFVIRDHLGTTPLGNLRTTLIQDLTKIWSSISKPQGLEGSRIEDYFDFGFAALPHKILQADKFTEEVQKLGSRFTAGHRHGKPGLHGDQELEGGLFLPEYHRRIPADGFSVYAEGIWDQIVNNKDLDLPTQQELLAQFRCDEISREVLIDFDVVVTPLEEKQSEASKLGVPTVLPDLGLAGNDARQKCIKAFEVQASRYHKGVYARKRHELEGKIDTRLKALYQGQLAAAHKAGVTAFGEAVANKVKAGQKAGGSYEFAEIVTNEKRKTLDIFGVEAQSLLIEGVSWTNFESQLKLFEKELDEESAKLRKEEMRRLATRVERWVRSRLGDAVGLEFNKLGSGRAGGGAPETGEKPDSEKDLWDRVWKVFTGIVKEAEVRFAERAKSFDATQEEVEIGTWRLRRKSWNALREKIEEEVMEGNILLKLRENFEDKFRYDEAGVPRIWRPSDDIEGIYTKARESTLTLVPLLSRFRLSETYGPPDLPGFVGPQPNGVQASDEEDLTPIGGIDEEDGKSLEEEMTVLSEGKRQDLVVRFKKTADGVYVEAKRGAIGGAAQVPWYFYGLLLALGWNEILTVLRNPFLCLLILVIAGGTYVAYTLNLLGPMLSMGNAAMTQGVEIAKQQLRDFIANSDTARQAVGMPAREDSDNISMDTLDSRGKKANTTSTEKDDIDNI
- a CDS encoding ribonuclease H2 subunit A, with the translated sequence MTDSPAEDVPETATRSSTTYIPPSVHGEALLSGSSFNHFSAIPPSLLPSDPSDPSSATPCCLGVDEAGRGPVLGPMVYGVFFLPIDLSDSLLREKHHFDDSKVLTPAVRSDLMRTLCTPGSDLHDSCGWATASLSARDIGANMYRPTNAYNLNAQAMDATVDLIKAVYALGVNIQEIYVDTIGQPAAYQAKLQRVFPTAKITVAKKADSLYACVSAASVCAKVTRDAALEVLFEARADEDEKDGEGMAWGSGYPSDGRCVGWMKGNMHPVFGWGPECRFSWGTAKDMLEAKGNGVKVEWPLEDDGETGRLTDYFTSGDKDKESSELGNWFGTSTGLEAF